The Hippocampus zosterae strain Florida chromosome 2, ASM2543408v3, whole genome shotgun sequence genome contains the following window.
tcctttttattttttccctggtccttatttttgaccagcgttttttgttatcctccctgtcgggtattttgtgttcgttattaaagactccttttgttatctgacaaaatctctttttgtgtctgccatttcggggatccacttccttattttgttgtgcacgaagcgatctttctatcgcttcgggcacaacgtgacataaCGACAGTATCAAATGATCCTAAGAGTAAAACAACTTGTAATGTCCAATTATTGTCGGTGTGTGATTTTTGTGAGTCTTTCAAGACGTTACCTTTGACTCATGTTAAAGATAACCCCCACAAGCTCAAACTAAATTTGTGTCTACTCACTAGAAGTTTCTCCAAACTTTGTTCCAAAAGGCTTCAACTCGGAGGAAGTGAAGCATGAGTCTTGTCTGTCTCCCGCAGGCATCTCCTCCCTCGCCTCGCTCCTGTCTCTCGCCTGGGTCTTGGCCTCCTACCATAAGCTGTTGCGGGACTCGCGTGATGACCAGCGCAGCATGAGCTACCGCGGGGCCCTGCTGCACCTCTTCTGGCGCCTCTTTACCATCTCGTCCCGCGTCCTCTCACTCGCCCTCTTTGCGTCGCTCTTTCACATCTACTTTGGCATCTTTGTGGTGGTCCACTGGTCCGCCATGGCCTTCTGGGTGGTGCACGGGGGCACCGATTTCTGCATGTCCAAGTGGGAGGAGGTGCTTTTCAACATGGTGGTGGGCATTGTCTACATCTTCTGCTGGTTTAACGTGAAGGAGGGCCAGACGCGACACAGAATGATTACGTACTACACGGTGGTGTTGGCTGAGAACACCATTCTCACTGGCCTGTGGTGAGTTCAAAACATGAACAAATGTGACAGCTTATCAACCTGGTCTCTTTGTGGCGATCAAGACATGAGCAGAACTCTGCCGATGTTGAAAATTCCATGCCCCGTGAAATCGTAGCGGCACTTTGATGTGTATGTTGTTTCCTTGTAACGTTTCCTGCTCGTGACAACTCACATAAATTGGTGAAGTCGTGTCGACCAGATTGTGCCCATTCCATGGACACAGGACACTTTGCTTTTCATATCATCTGATTTACATGTTGCATTCCGGGGAATAGGCACATTGTTTGTCAAGCAGTTGACAAAGGACGCTCTTTAGACTGAATGGAGTCAGTTCTGCTAGTCAGAGTCCAAAAAAGTCACATGCCTGCTTCAACCACAACATGTTAAATACTGAACCTGCAGCCCATGTGACCACGTGACATCATACTGTTTGTCCTGCATCTGTTTTAAACAATACgaattactgtacatcaaatCTAAAATATGCATAATGGTGCCGGGCATGGTGATGGACTGGTtatcacgtccgcctcacagtgcagcggtgcagggttcaattctgattccggcctccctgtgtggagtttgcatgttctccctgtgcctgcgtgggatttccTCCTAGATTCCGAAAATGTGCGTGGCAGGTTAGTGGAACGCTCAaaacgtgtgagtgtgaatgcggatgtcttgttcgtctatgtgtgtcctgcgattggctggcaaccagtttagggtataGTTCGCCAACTGCCTGATGACAGCTGGtatcggctccagcaccaccccgcGACCCTCTTGAGCAGAAgcggattaaaaaaatggatggacgtaTCGGAAGCAGCACAGGCAAGGTGTGCTCCACTTTATTACCCAAagtcagctcacctgtgacttGATAACAAGTGGTGTCGAGGTGATGAGGCAGGCAAGAGATGATAGTCGCACACTAGGTGTCATTTAACCAAACGCAAGCGTGTAAAATACGGCTTGAGTCAAGATTTTAAAGGATTGCGGTGGCAATACAAAATACACCCAAATGATTGACCTACATCAAGGAAGTACTAACATGACTGTGCCCACACGCAGGTACACCTACAGGGACCCCGTGCTGACCGACTCATACGCCGTCCCGGCGTTATGCGGCGTCTACCTGACGTTTGCTGGCGGCGTTCTGGTCATGCTGTTGTACTACGGCTTCCTGCACCCTGCCACTGCCCACCTCCACCcgagccccgcctcctcctgcTGCGCCCAGCTGCTTTGGGGTCTTCCCCTTCCCCCCTCTGCACCTCCAACCGCCCCACCTACACCTGCACATATGACCAAGTCCCAGACAGAAGAGGATGTGGCTGAGACGTGTCTTCCCGTCTTCCAGGTGAGGTCGGTGCCCCCCACTTCCAAGCCCGAGGGCCCACTTATAAAGATCGACATGCCCAGGAAACGTTACCCGGCGTGGGATGCCCACTACGTAGACAGGCGCCTGCGAAGAACTATAAACATCCTGCAGTACATCACGCCGGCCGCAGTGGGCATCCGCTACCGCGATGGACCGCTGCTGTACGAACTTCTACAGTACGAGTCTTCGCTTTGACACGCACACAGCAAATGAGTGCGCACGCAACAcacactgtgaagagacatgttGGTGTTCATGGATGGTCACATTCAGAGAGGAATAAGAAACGCACACGTCACACTTGGTATAAGCACAGAGACACTCAAGCAATCTGTCATGTTTCAATGCACACACcctcataaaaacacacacattccttgCAAGCACTTCCAACCTGCAAGTCCCCTCGCCATGACTTAACAAGCTGCCTCAGTGGGAGTCCATTGAGAAACCCTCCCCTCTTTTTTCCACGTGTCAGTTTCAGAAACATGAACATATTCACGCCAGATTGATTTGTTCCCCACTGTTATACTATTGTATCACACACAAATTCACAAGTACCTCTACAAAGATgagacagtgaaaaaaaag
Protein-coding sequences here:
- the xkr6a gene encoding XK-related protein 6 yields the protein MAAQSDGKAGVGFAQLYDVDADEQLDSAAIHICQCCRSSACYWGCRSACLGSLLGGSQPAAVAGVGVRETHCPPREQLWLDCLWIILALLVFFWDVGTDLCLAVDYYQRRDYLWFGLTLFFVLVPSVLVQILSFRWFVQDYTGGGLGEVEGLTKRGAVALGCHYPGKDRLQLATVWLWQATIHILQLGQVWRYIRTLYLGLMSRRQKEHQRRWYWAMMFEYADVNMLRLLETFLESAPQLVLQLCIMIQENRAETLQCISSLASLLSLAWVLASYHKLLRDSRDDQRSMSYRGALLHLFWRLFTISSRVLSLALFASLFHIYFGIFVVVHWSAMAFWVVHGGTDFCMSKWEEVLFNMVVGIVYIFCWFNVKEGQTRHRMITYYTVVLAENTILTGLWYTYRDPVLTDSYAVPALCGVYLTFAGGVLVMLLYYGFLHPATAHLHPSPASSCCAQLLWGLPLPPSAPPTAPPTPAHMTKSQTEEDVAETCLPVFQVRSVPPTSKPEGPLIKIDMPRKRYPAWDAHYVDRRLRRTINILQYITPAAVGIRYRDGPLLYELLQYESSL